A region from the Vicia villosa cultivar HV-30 ecotype Madison, WI linkage group LG3, Vvil1.0, whole genome shotgun sequence genome encodes:
- the LOC131658233 gene encoding uncharacterized protein LOC131658233 encodes MANNVTATREATRRTHTYSFHREGLIQLGQLGGLITGPNKTVFTENYGNILTLLDSHVDEWGLSTLLQFYDPDLRCFTFSGYQLAPTLEEYSYFLNIKVQHKVPFVCVPEKPDLDNIANALYLSIEDVLGNWKKNGNTHGFYMSFLVEKAQELANKKMWEAFNALLAVLIYGIVMFPNIHKFVDLAAICLFVDKNPIPTLLADTYYSIHSRYGKGGAIRNCLPLLYTWFKSHLPTSGPFITSTQKWPQRIMGLTGNDIVWCPTGMDVEKVITSCDKPLDKEIFESVCFEKGTNPKGLEKVKSAWNSIHTDDQISLGEKNAVAKQAYTDWVENRVKDRLLPFPKVNPLYEQPPKIPIATMPAENRTQVDLECTQLHEKKSDAQPKHCLVDQKRVELTYEAKMLKGGSSRVQKRARTEKASKKTLDDKGKPVIARTHKT; translated from the exons atggctaacaacgtgaccgctacCAGAGAAGCTACAAGGCGTACTCACACTTACAGTTTCCATCGCGAAGGCTTGATTCAGTTGGGGCAATTGGGTGGATTGATCACTGGTCCTAATAAAACTGTGTTCACTGAGAATTATGGAAACATCTTGACTCTTTTGGACTCACACGTCGACGAATGGGgtttatctactcttctccagttctatgatcctgaCTTGCGTTGTTTCACCTTCTCAGGCTATCAGTTAGCTCCCACTCTCGAGGAGTACTCTTACTTTCTCAATATCAAGGTTCAACACAAGGTTCCTTTCGTTTGTGTCCCAGAGAAACCTGATTTGGACAacattgccaacgctctttatttgagcatagaaGACGTCCTTGggaattggaagaagaatggtaACACCCATGGTTTCTATATGAGTTTCTTGGTTGAGAAGGCCCAGGAGTTGGCCAACAAAAAGATGTGGGAGGCTTTCAACGCCCTTCTGGCCGTTTTGATCTATGGGATCGTGATGTTCcctaacattcacaagttcgttgatctGGCCGCTATATGTCTTTTCGTGGATAAGAATCCGATCCCTACTTTGCTAGCCGATACGTACTATTCCATTCACTCTCGATATGGGAAAGGAGGAGCCATAAGAAATTGTTTGCCGTTGTTATACACCTGGTTTAAGTCCCACTTACCTACAAGTGGTCCTTTCATTACTTCTACtcagaaatggcctcaaaggatcatggggcttaccgGAAATGACATTGTCTGGTGTCCCACTGGAATGGACGTGGAGAAAGTTATAACTAGCTGTG acaagcctttggacaaagagatattCGAATCCGTTTGCTTTGAAAAGGGAACCAATCCAAAGGGTCTAGAAAAAGTGAAGAGTGCCTGGAATAGCATCCATACAGATGATCAGATTTCTCTAGGTGAAAAGAATGCCGTTGCCAAACAAGCCTACACAGATTGGGTTGAAAATAGAGTTAAAGATcgcctgttgcctttcccgaaggttaacccATTGTACGAGCAACCACCTAAGATTCCAATTGCCACTATGCCTGCTGAGAATCGTACCCAGGTAGATTTGGAGTGCACCCAATTGCACGAAAAGAAGTCAGATGCGCAACCGAAACATTGTCTTGTGGATCAGAAAAGAGTTGAGTTGACATACGAAGCCAAAATGCTGAagggaggatcttccagagttcaaaagagggctagaacCGAAAAAG